From the genome of Jaculus jaculus isolate mJacJac1 chromosome 17, mJacJac1.mat.Y.cur, whole genome shotgun sequence:
ttaggaggcaaaggtcaTAGTGGGGCTGTGGTCACACAGTGTGTCACACTCAGAAGCAAGTGGGTACCATTCAGAAAGATGTGAACTGAAGTCCCTAAGTATATGCTCCTCATATGGAAACCTGAGATTCCAGCCCAAAGTCAGGGGGTGGTAGCACCTGGCTTTAGTGGTGTTCTGGAGCACCCCTTCTTGAAGCAGGGGGAGATGGCCGCTTCCAGGAAGCTGGTGAGCCACAACTACCAGAGGAACCAAGCCAGTCGAAGccaatatttattgtttattgcCACACAAGCCCGGTGCGGTTCTGAGGGGATCTTCAGACAGGGCCTTGGGCAGGAAGCTGCGTGGCCCGAGTGACAGCAGAGGCGCGTGTGCTAGCGGCACGTCACGGACGACTCCGCCGCCGTCTTccagggagggtggggaaggcaCAGGTTCTCAGGAGTACTAATAATATTAGTGACGATACAAAAGACCCAAGAGAAGCCAGCTGGTTACAACATATAAAAAAAGTAGCAAAGGAAAAGTTTGCATTTCCATGGTCCTGTTAGCCaggtctgagttcaaatcctgcctACACGGCAGGGTGAGATGCCTGCTTTCTCTCCAAGACTGTTTCCCCATCTGTGAAACTGAGCTGGTGGGTAGAAGGGGCCGGTGGGAGCCCGTCTCGTAGTCTGGTTACAATAGCTGGCACATAGGTGAACCTCAGGGAGGGCAGCTCTCATTTACTTTGGTTGTGCATAAGGCTGGTGTGGCTGATCCTGGGCCTCGGTGGGAAACCCTTTTGGAGTCCCCAGAGTCCTTCAGCCCATGGACAGACTGATGTTGGGCCCACTCCATCCTCACAAAGACAGCTGTGCTCCCCAGACCCAAGCTCCAGGTTAACAACGGGGTCTGCCTGAGGTAGAGAAAGTCAATCACCTGGAGCAGCTGGCAGACAGGAGGAGCCAAGACCCCACATCCACCCAGAGGGGCCCAATGCCTAACCCAACCCATAGCAGTGGTGGCCTTTCACCTCTTGGCCCTCAGAGCACAAAATCTTTACAGAATGGGCAGCTGCTTCACTCCAACAGGTCAGAAGTGACACCAGGGGCGGAGTCAGCAGATCAGGTGCCTGGGCCTGGCAGGGGGGCCTTTGCAGGCGGAGTCTGATGCAGGTCTCTGGCGTGCACAGAAGTGCTCCAGGCCCGAGCCAGGGGCGTCCTGACCGATGCTGGGGTGGCAACGTCCGACCACGCATCTATCTGTCCCAGGTGGGTGCTGGCAGGTTGGGTGACAAGGAACCTGGAGGCCCCTGGTGGTCAGACCAGAGACACCTCTGCTTGGAAGCTGGAGGAGCGGCGTGCGCTGGGGCTGACCCGGGTCAGCATGGAGACCTGTGTGCTGCACGTGGCGCCGTTGCTGCCTccccatgggtgctgggatttgGAGTTCCAGCCCAGAACGCCCTGGAGGTGCCAGCGCCGCCACTTGCGCCGCAGCTCCGCCTGCACCTAGGGGCAGACAGGGTGGTCAAAGCCTGAGGCTGGGAACCTCCCCCAGGCCATGGGCTGCTCTCTATGTGGGGCGCTGAGCCAGCCAGATGTTCGGAAGTCTAAATTGAGAGAACCAGATGTTGTCTTGGGCGGGGTGAAGTTGGGACAGGGTGAGAAGCCAGGGTCAACCCGGGATCTTGGGGGCAGGGAGCAGGTTGTCACAATGCTGCCTGGCTGGTGGGGcgggggtcctcctgcctcactatACTGGTGCACAGGAGTGAGCCATGTGGGCGCTGCCTCAGCCCCAACTCTGTCTGTACTTAGCTAGATGTCTCTGTAATTCTGATGAGCACAGGAGATCCCACTCCAGGGTGTCATTAAATTGCAGGTTCTATGACTGCCAGTCTGGGGAGGTCTCAGATGggtgttttaaaacatatttactctatttatttatgacagagagaaaatatgggcacaccaggggcttctcctccagacacatgggccactttgtgtgtctggctttacagtgGGTACTaaaaaaattgaacccaggcctcaggctttgcaagcaagtgcctttaaccattgagccatctccctaaccctcatgggcattttatttatttacatttttcttgaggtagggtctcattctagctgaggctgacctggaattcactatgtaatctcagggtggcctcgaacttacggcgatcctcctacctctgcctcccaggtgctggaattaaaggcgtgtgccaccacgcctggcttatttacatttttaaactaatgtatttatttgaggagagaagagagaatgggcccaccagggcctccagccactgtaaatgaactccagatgcatgtgccaccttctgtgggtactggggaatcaaacctatacttcacaggcaaatgccataagtactaagccatctcttcagcccttgttatGGGCATTTTTGATGATATTCTATGTGACTAGAATGAGGACTATACTTGGTGTTGCAAGCTTTAAATCATCctgggagaaagagacaaagatacagagagacagagacaggcggctgggctggggagatggctcggtaggTGATGTGCGTGCCAAGCATGAgcgcctgagtttgagtccctgtCACCATGAGGCAGCCTgagcctgcaaccccagtgctggagagTGGCAGGCAACGTGGGATCCTTGGGGCTTTCTGGCTAacaagtctagctgaatcagggaGCTCCAagatcagtaagagaccctgtctcgaaaaataagctgagggctggagagatggcttagcggttaaggcgtttgtctgcaaagccaaagaacccatgttcaactttccaggtcccacattagtaagtacacaaggttacacatgtgcacaagcatctggagttcgattacagtggctggaggccctggcatgccaattctctctctctctctgtcttgctttcacataaataaaagcccaatctgttgggcttgcctcaaaaaataagatgaaaattttttttttagcctggtATGGTGAGgtccatctttaatcccagcacttgggaggcagaggtaggaggattgctgtgagttcaaggccagcctgggactacagagtgagtttcaggtgagcttgggatagagtgagatccttccttgaaaaatccaaaaataaaataaaattaaaaaggcagaAAACAATAGAGGATGACTCCCAGTGTTgacttctggtgtgtgtgtgagtgtgcgcgcgcgcacacacacacacacacacacacacacacaccacatacacacatggaaaaacaaacCATCCTTGACCTCACAGATCCAAACACATTTTTGAACCCTGAGCTTAGGAGCTCTAGCATATGGCTGCCAAAGCTGAGAGGAACTTACCTCCCCATTGAGGAAGCAGTAGAGGACAGCCACCACGAAACCctggggaggaagggaacaggagagctgaggcagaaagacttCCGGAGCTCCCAGCTCCACTCACCGCATCCCTGGATTCCCAATGCCTCTGTACCCCTGGTTAAACAAAACACTGagtaccaggcatagtggcacacagcctggactagagagaggcTCTACTTCCACTGAGCACCAAGTACTCAGTACTTAAAACAAGGACAAGGCTGTAATCCAGGCCCCAGAAGAATGCCTTAAAGGGCATAGAACGCCGCCCCTAGCCAATGGTTCATACCTGGAAAGACCCTACAACGAGCTCGAAGACCATTTTCACTTCAGCCTTAAAGTTGTCAGGGAAGAAGGCGAACATGATGTAATGGACTCCAAACAGGGGGATCAACAGGAGTGTGGACTTGGCCAGCCTCCTGGGGACAGGGAGGAACAGGATGTGGGTATGTGTGCTACACATGTGGAAACCACAGGGACAGGAGTGGGCACATGTGATGTAGAGAGTGACCAGGACGTGTGAGGAAgtcctccagccctccccatgTCATGCCTACGTGTGTGCCCATGCCCTATTACAGAGTTGCTGCCACCCCACCCctgtttcagagagagaaagtaagttcCTTCATCCTCCCCTTTGCAGAGAAGGAGAAGCCAAGGAGGATGATGGGTAACTTCTCCTTTCGCTTGTGTTCTCAAACAAGACATTCTGGCCCCCTCCACCTGTCTCAGTGTCTGCAGCCTGTGTAGTGGGGTAAATGAGCATCCTACACAGTCAGGTTTTACAGATGCTGGCCCACTGTGACCTGCTTCCAAGGGAGACAGGTTCCTTCTGGGAATGAAGACTTCTGAGAAGGAAGTCTTGACAGCTGGAGGGCTAACAACATGGCCCACGGCAGCTGAGGAAGGAGGCAAGTGCTCAGGTTTCTGCCTGGTGGGCAACCCAGGGGAATCCCTACAACCCTGTGGCTTCTGCTCTTCTGCCGTGGCCACTTCCCTGACACCACTCTCCTCCCCTACCTCACCGCCATCAGTGCGCCATGGCTCTAGAGGGCTTATGCTTAGCTTTCGGCAGCCCTGGCGTCCAGCAGTGCCAGCCCCTCTCAAGGCTTGCCCCCTCCCTGAATGACACAGGCTCAGCTGTCCTGGCAGTGGAGACCACGGCTCCAGCAAGGAAGAGGTCTGGAAGCAGTGGTGTCTTTGCCACTGTCTCTCTTGCCCTTGGTCCTTTGAACCCTAAGGTCAGATAGCAAACTCTGAGCTCTCAGCCACTGCAGGATGCTAAGCACTGCCCACGCTGCCTAGCCACGAACCTGTTCCACATGCTGAAGCTGACAGATGGAGACTTTCTTTAAATTGAAGAGTGGGAGCGAcagaacccctccccccccaccgccGGGGATCGCCATCTCCAGTCCCGCTACTCCTTCTGTCTGTGACAGCTGTTCTTTCCCATCTCACCCACACAAACCTACCCATGCCCAACTTGGTTCTTTCTCTCAATTCCAGCCCATTTGAGCCACTGGACATTGGGAAAATAAGGCCACCCAGGCAAAGCAGAGGAGGGTATGCAGGCCTGGAGTGCTGCCCCATGGTAGTCAGCACGCCTCAAGGACCATCCCGTCTGGACAGGAAGGGGGTGCTCTGCCCACGCGGCTCACGGTGGAGAGAGTGCTGTCACACCAGGATGGGAGTGAACCTTCAGGCTCATCCCAGAGAATCACACGATTCCAGAATAGAATCCCAAATCCAACAACTCGTGACTTTCTACACAGTAGTCTTTGAACCACAGCGAGACTCCCTGAACGGAAGGCAGGCAGAGAATATTCTAGGATCCTGGGACCGGAAGGCTTTCGTGTTTGCATATTCTGGGGGCCCAGTCTCCCATTCCCATCCCTGTACATGCAGACCCTACTTGCTTTACCACTGGGGCTGTGGTCACCTTTAGTATTTCTTTTACCCGTGAACTCTGTTGCTCACAGAagccttttcttccctcccttcccccttttccaAACAAGGAACATTGCTACTGCTCTGTAGATACTGCACCACGTCCTTTCTGCCCATGGCACCTGCGTAAGGAGGTAGTGTCTATCTGTCTTTTGTGAAAAGTAGTCCATTGTATAGGAGACCCTGTGGATGACATGAGATGATATGTGGAGACCTCTTGGCATATTCCTGGCCTGGAATCTGCAGATGTGATGATTATCATTGAGGAATATTAAACATGGCCATTTCATGTGTGGGTTGGAAGCTTTTGAAGGGCACCCATTTGCTGGGCATCTCTTGCATCCCTTTTCTGCTCCATAGGCTAGGAATTAGGCACAATACATGAAGAAGAAGGCTTTCTCTGTCTCCTGATCTCCCTCATGGGTAGCTGATGCCTACCTGGAAGGATGCCAGGCAAGTGCATGCAGGGGTAGCAGATGTGGGTTTCGGAAAGTAGCCTGGAGAGGGGCAGCTCATGCTGGGGACGCTGGTGGCTCAGCCAGTTCATAGGGATGGAGGTGGGCAAGAGCAGTGTATGGCTTTTGAGGACTCTGGAGGTGTGAGTGAGGGGGATCACAGGGAGGCTGAATGACTTGAGGACCTGCGATGGAGGTGCGGGGCCAGGGCGCTGGGCTCACACTCACGAGTATGGGCTGCTGTCATTCTTCCCAATGTCTGGGGGCCGCAGTTTCTGAACCAGGATTCGTATGATGCAGATAAACAGGACGAAGTTCACCTGTTGGGTGTGGGGGGGCTCAGTTGGTGAGGGTGGGTGTCTTCCTTCCCAGGGCCCTGCTGACTCCATCACTCCAGCTCTTCCCTTTGGGACAGGTCATCCCAGACCTCTCCTTTGTAATCCTGGGGACCTGCCTCCCAGTGGACTTACTCTAGAGGAAGAGGTACAGGCTTAGAGATGGGGTGAGGCCCCACTGGGCAGCAGGAAGCCTGAGGTTCAGTTCTGACTAAGACACTAATTTCCTGTGTGGCTTGAGGTTAGTGTCCTACCCAGTCTGGGCTTCACAGTAGGAGGAGGTCTTACCAAGATGGAGGTGAGGATAGGCGCCTTTATGATCCACCACAAAGAGGAGTTGATGGTGTCCCAGCACCTGAGCGGAGCATGGTGGGGAACAAAGAGAGTCCGTCAGCCTGAGACTCAGCTGTCTCCAGCTCTGTCCCCAGGCTCAGCGTCAGTTATTCTCCATGCCTCCCTCCAACTTCCCACCTCAAGCCAAGTGCTGTGGCCTGTTCACCTGCCAAGCCTAGATGTTGTCGTCATGGCACCCAGGGACTCTATCGCAAGTGATGGCATccgggagggcggggaggggaaGTGACCACTCACCCATAGTCCTCAAAATGGATCCTGATAATTGTCCACACCATGATGAATGTGCTGGGCACCCCTGTCAGGTccggaggagagagaaagagaggaggagggcaagggtagaagggagaagaaaggttAGGAGaacgagggggagagagaaaaggcaggtgCTCAGGGCTGCCACGAACAGTTGCTAAGGAGGTTCACCAAGCAAAGACAGTCCACTGAGGTAATGGAGCTGTGTGCCTGAGGGGCTGTGTTCTGCCTACGGGGGCAGTCTTTTTCTGCTTTGACACCTTACAGATGGCCAGTGGCCCTTCTTGTCAGGGCCTGTAGGGGACACAGAAGGGTTTTCTTGGGCTCTGCCGCACGGGGCAGCTGGCAGCCAGAGATCCTTGTCCCAAGGTCCCATGTTCTGGGAACATGTGTCACTATTGGAAAACCTAAAACTGTCTGTTGGGATTGCACCCTACCCCCAGGGGGAGCTCCCCAGCCTCACCCCCTCCCTGGAAACCGTACCCCAGCCGATGAGTATGTACCCCCAGAAGTACTTCCGTTCGGAGAAGAATGAGACAGCCAGCAGGGTGTGCAGGTAGAGACCCTCCACCAGCAGCCAGAAGAAGTTGGCCATGACACAGTACTGGAAAAAGACCACGGCCGCCTTGCAGCCCGCCTGCATGGGAGGAGCAGGAGAGGTTCTCAGAGGCTGGCAGGGCCCCGCTCTGCCCACACCTCAGAGACAAACACAGTGTAGCCTAGCCAACTTAATCTCTACTGATTTGAACTATCCTCCTGCGACAGTTAATCATAGCTGTCAACTTGGAATCGCCTAGGAGACAAAACTCTGGGCATAGCTgtagggagtttctagattataTTTAATTGAGGTAATTaattgtgggtggcaccattccacaggctggagtcccagactgaataaaaaggagagagtgagggctggagagatggcttagcagttaaggtactttcctgtgaagcctatggactcaggttccattcctcagaacccacataagccagatgcacatggtggcgcgtgtgtctggagttcattttcagtagaggtcctggtgtgccctttatttctctctctctctctccaataaatagatgaataaatattttttaagcagaaagtgagctgagcaccagcatgccTCTGTTTCATGACtgtggatgcagtgtgaccagctgcctcctacTCCCACCACCATGTCTTTCCTGCCTCGATGGCCTGTGTGCCCTGGAAtggtaagccagaaataaagccTTCAttgagctgcttcttgtcaggagtCTGGTCATAACAACAAGAAAAGTCACCAATATATCTGCTCAGGTGTACAGTGGGGTTTGCCATGATCCTTAAGGTTACATAATCTGATGCTTTGGGAAAGATTGGCTGaggttggggggagagagaatgaatgagaattggtgtgccagggccttcagccactgaaatcgaactccagatgtgcgagTCACTTTgcgtatgtgtcaccttgtgtgtctggcttatgtggggtctgggcagttgaacatgggtccttaggctttgcaggcaagtgcattaatcactgaaccatttgTCCAGTCCCAAACTGGCAATTTTTTATgagggggggaaggaggagagaattggcaaaccagggcctccggcactgcaatcaaactccagatgtgtgcgccacctcatGTGTATGCttgaccttgtacatctggcttatgtgggatctacggaaccgaacatgggtccttaggctttgcaggcaagcgccctaacagctcagcaatctctccagcccccaaactgacAATTTAAACTACTCATCCATCACCTGCACATCTTCCTGTCTACCCATCCATTTGTCTAGACATACTTCTCATCTGTTTCTCTACTCACTGGTCTATCCACCATCCACtagtaatttattcatttgtgtgtatatgtgtgtttttgaAAGAGAGTCTCATACTGGAGTCCAGGCTGGTCCATGcataactcatggcaattcttctatctcagccttccaagttctggaattattGATCCTCCCACCCACTATCGCCTCACCCATCTATTTGTCTACCATCTAACCACCATCTGTTCATCTCCCATTTCCAACCCACTCACCTAGCTATCTCTCCATTCAATGACAACCCTGCCCACTCCAAtacccacccatccattcatctgtcCACCCACTGTGGACAAACCACTCATGCATCCTTGCTATCTAACCACCTGTCCATTACTCTGACTGCCccaccttcctttctctgttcaCAGAGCCTCCACCACCTCCTTACTCCCCCAAGCAGCTTGCCCATCACTCACCCCCAGTGCTTTCATCTTATTCCAGTTAAGATTGAGAGAGCTGGAAGGAGGATGAGGGTGAGTTCTTGCTGGAGTTGGCAGGAGTGTGCTGCCTGTGGGTGGGGGCTAGGgctgtgaagactgaggacagcaaaggagaggaggtggaggagggggaaggatggTCATTCCTTCTGGGGGCCAGAGGAGCTGGTGGAAGGATGGTGTCCCCAGGCAGGCAAGGACGACAGAGGAGCCAGGGAGGTTGGGAGCAGGGCAACAAGGGTTCTGGGTGGCCCAAGTGGCCTCTCCTGAAGGTCTCTGGGGCCTTCTGTCCATTTCAGGCCCAGATTAGCTGCCTGGGAGCCAGGGCTTGAAGCTGCCCCCCACTCCAGGAAGCCTTGCATCACCCCCAGCCCCAACAACACATACAGAACCTGGGGTCCCGCCCTTCCTGAGCCTTTGGCTTTGAGACCTCCTCAGAGAGCAGCCAGCCCTCTCCTCCCCAGGCTGGTAGGTCCTAGCTCCTAGGCATACTTCTTTAGACCCTCCAGTTGCAGACTTCCCTCACTGGTCTTAAAAGACCAGCCAGCTCTTTGAGAAGACAGCAGTCTGTGCCCCTCCCTTAGGAAGAAGGGCTCCTCAGAGCTGCTCGTGGTTTTCCAACTCCCTGCAGCCATAGGCTGTGCTGGGGCTGGCCCTACTTTTGACCCCAGCTCATGGACCAAGCCTGAGTTTTCTCTCCATTTCTGGACATGCCTGCAGTCCTGGTCCATTCTTTGGAAAGCAGGTACCCCTGACATTTATACAATGTGATACCTCTGAGTCCTTGGCATGAGGCATGGGATGGAGCCAGAATGGTCTCAACTCTGTCCCAGTGCAGGAGTACTCAGAATCACATGGAGACTGGACCCCCCGCCCCCGAGTGCCTCAGAGACTTCATCAGCCTTTGTCACCAGAAAAACCCAGAACTGGACTGAGTATAGGCTGAGCAAGGGGAAGGGATAGGTAGAAGGGGGATAGTGTGGGGAGTAGAGCCCTGGATTCAGGATGGGGTCTTGGAGGCCTTGCACAGatgggaaagctgaggcagggttTGCCTGAGACCACACAGGAAGTTAGTGATGAGGcaagatggaggccctggctcgagGTGTCCCTGTGTGCACCTGTGTTTCTCTTTGAAGGGGGCAGGTCTTTGGGCTTCCAGATGGCTGAGCAACCTGCCGCTGGGAGGGATGTGTGATTTGAGGATCTGCCTGTGAGGTGGGCTGGTTGTActtgagaagaggaggagggagaagaggagaaagagaaggaggacgAGGAGGGTGAGGATGGACGAGGCAGGGGTGACAGGAAGGAGAATACGTGGGTGAGGATGAACCCGATGGAAAGGCCAGGCAGGCACCTCACCGAGCCCTCAGCGCAGTGGTCCGACTCCCCGCTGTCGAAGAGGGCCAGGTCTTTGATGAAGACGGCCGTGGCCCGCAGGATGAAGGATGTGAAGAGGTGCATGTGGATGTAGTTCCGAGTGCAGTGCAGCTTCCTGCATGGGACAGGCACGTCTGAAAGGCTGAGGGGCCACGGACCCCCGCCCCGCTGGCATGGTCCTGtgctctgggccaggctggggaggCATGGTGGAAGGACATGTGGCCTCTAGGGTGTAGGCCCTGCCTCTGAGGGGACCCCAGTCTGAGACCCCCACCTGTCTTGGCAAGACCCACCTCTGGTGACCAATCCACAGGCGAGGAGAGGAGGCTACAGCAGAGGCCACTGGTCCCTTGACtacctggagtgtgtgtgtgtgtgtgtgtgcgcgcgcgtgcgggcacatgtgtgtgtggcctTCCAGGGATGTGGGGCAGGGACACGGAGCTGCCTGAGGTGACACT
Proteins encoded in this window:
- the Vipr1 gene encoding vasoactive intestinal polypeptide receptor 1 isoform X1, whose translation is MIEVQHQQCLEEVQLENETIGCSKMWDNLTCWPATPRGHVVVLACPLIFQLFSPIHGRNISRSCTEEGWSSLEPGPYPVACGLDDKASSLDEQQQTVFYNSVKTGYTVGYSLSLATLLVAMAILSLFRKLHCTRNYIHMHLFTSFILRATAVFIKDLALFDSGESDHCAEGSAGCKAAVVFFQYCVMANFFWLLVEGLYLHTLLAVSFFSERKYFWGYILIGWGVPSTFIMVWTIIRIHFEDYGCWDTINSSLWWIIKAPILTSILVNFVLFICIIRILVQKLRPPDIGKNDSSPYSRLAKSTLLLIPLFGVHYIMFAFFPDNFKAEVKMVFELVVGSFQGFVVAVLYCFLNGEVQAELRRKWRRWHLQGVLGWNSKSQHPWGGSNGATCSTQVSMLTRVSPSARRSSSFQAEVSLV
- the Vipr1 gene encoding vasoactive intestinal polypeptide receptor 1 isoform X2 yields the protein MIEVQHQQCLEEVQLENETIGCSKMWDNLTCWPATPRGHVVVLACPLIFQLFSPIHGRNISRSCTEEGWSSLEPGPYPVACGLDDKASSLDEQQTVFYNSVKTGYTVGYSLSLATLLVAMAILSLFRKLHCTRNYIHMHLFTSFILRATAVFIKDLALFDSGESDHCAEGSAGCKAAVVFFQYCVMANFFWLLVEGLYLHTLLAVSFFSERKYFWGYILIGWGVPSTFIMVWTIIRIHFEDYGCWDTINSSLWWIIKAPILTSILVNFVLFICIIRILVQKLRPPDIGKNDSSPYSRLAKSTLLLIPLFGVHYIMFAFFPDNFKAEVKMVFELVVGSFQGFVVAVLYCFLNGEVQAELRRKWRRWHLQGVLGWNSKSQHPWGGSNGATCSTQVSMLTRVSPSARRSSSFQAEVSLV